The genomic window tactgtgtattggctccaaggcagaagagtggtcagggctaggcaatggaggtcaagtgacttgcccagggtcacacagctgggaagtgtctgaggccagatttgaacccaggacctcccagctctaggcctggttctcaatccactgagctacccagttgccctctcAGCCACACTATCTCAAGCTTATTTGCAGATAAATAAAAAAGCTTTGTCTCCACCTTCATTCAGCCAGGGGATGGGGGAAAAGCCCTTTGTAGCTTCAGATCTTAAGCTTTTCCCCTTTTATACTCTTAAAGGTTGCCTTGGGGGTCCAAAACAGGGGTACAGGTTAATGTTAAAACTTcgacatgaccccatttggggttttcttggcaaaaatcttGGAGTCGTTggtcatttcctttctccagttcactttacacatgaagaaatggaggcaaatggggtgaagtgacttactcagggtcagtGTCttcagctggatttgaactcaccaagatgaatcttcccagtgctctgtgcactatggtgtccacctagcacatagtaggtgcttattcaTTGCTTACAGATTGAACCCAAAACATTAAAAGCTAGAAGGGCCCTTGCTGAAAGAATACTTGCTCCCCCACACCTCCggctttacaaatgaggaactaaaagcctaaagagataaaaataatttacccaaagaaacagaatcccagggaatcaggGAGAGCCTAGTCTAAAATGGAGCCAGAATATTCTGAATCCCAAGTCGGTTTTTCCACCACCTCAAATTCAATAGAAATCACTGACCCCCAAAGCCCCCAAAGCCTCAACCCTACCCCTCTTCTAACACTTAGCGCCATCACCATCCTTCCATCCACCACCGGGTTTCACAAGCTTGCCTTCATCTTCAATTCCTCACTCTTCCATCTTGGCCAATCCATAACCAAGGTTCTACCTTCACACAATTTACCCTATTAGTTGTTGGTGGGAAATGATGTAAGCAGATATTTTCAAAGCTAAGATGAAGGGATTGGACCACATTCCCTTTggatttcctctagagacagacGTGCTtatatttagaatcagaggatcaAGATTTGTGTCTCTGACGGGCCAGGCTCGCACTCCAAAAAGCAAGGACCAGAACTGATCTTCCACCAGACTTGGAACCTGGTGGACTCCATTGGAGAGGGAggacctgtaaagattaaaatttaggggagatggggagactgaggcaggtagaaattagtttctctctgcaaggagtattatattttttagaggtttattaaaggttaaagattaagaatatacaagtaagaaacatgtgtctaggccagaggcctagacaaaataacctcacatcatggaagagacgcctctgctccaaaacggaagttcaaaagacccctcaaaagccttttcctcagtttaaatcccttctcgatctcggcccaggtgagattacaaggcattctggggaagtggagcaaaggctcatggggattgtagtcctgtattcgagtctattttttacagaccAAAGGCCCTTGTGAGGTAGACAGGGATATAGGGAGAAGTCACTCACTAGTTGTCCTTCCAACTCtacaaatcatttcccttttccccaaaggATAATAAAGCGCACCCTCATTGCACTCCTATGACCTGTGAACGGGCAAAGAGAAAGCAGGtaagaatggctgaataaaagaGAGGGGGCCTGAATATAAAGACTTCCTAACCAGAGAATAAAGACTGAGGGAAGGAGCTAGACTCTGGAATTTGTACTGGAAGCAGGTAGAAGGTGGCGGTAAGAGAACTTACCTTCCACTTGGCTGCCAGGAGAAAGGGACCCTAATAGAAAATGTACCCTCCACAAGGCTGAAAGGACCCTTAGAGACCACCTGGTTACATTTCATTGTAAAGagggggaaactgaagcccagagaaagggACTTTTGCAGCTAATTTGCTTGGATAAGATCGGAACTCAGAAGTCCTAACCCCTCTCTTCCCTGTTTGATCATCCTTCCTCTTCCTGGTGCCCAAGTCTCTGTATGGATGGGCATTtctctcttcctgaccccaagaaGTCCCCACCATCCTCTGGAGTTTGGAGGACTCTAGTGAGTGAGTCTGGGGAACTGGAGCCCAACCAGGGACACACACCACATTCCAAAGCTCTGACTTCCTCCCCATCCTATACTCTCTCCTTCCACACCCCATTTCCCCCCAAGGACACTTGGGCACAGCTGGTATCAAACAGATGGAGGACTCTTTTGAAGTGCACAAAAAGAACACTTGTAATATTATCCCATGCCAATGGCCATTAGGGCTTATCGATTAGACACAGGGGACAGTCATAACAAAGATAAAACCAGGCTCAGTCCTGCATCGGACCTATACCCAGCCCCCCAGGCAGGGCCTGGGCAAGAGGGACTACCGGGGAATGGCAGCATAGTCTGAGTGGGTGCCTGAATTGAGCTGCTGGTGAGTGGGCTGAACCCTGGAGTCCAGGATATCTGTGCGCTCATCATCCTCCTCAGCCTGGTACTCCTGGGGAAGCAGGACAAGCTCTGTCAAGCCATGGAGGTCAGCCACTCGCCGGAAGGTCTGGAGAACTAGGACCATGGCCACCAGCCCCAGGAACAGGTACACTATGGGTGTAAGGGAAAGGAATGGAAGCAGGTTGGCCATGAAAAcaatgagagacaaagaaagaaggagagagaggagggggaaagagaaagagggggagacagaAGGGGGGAAGACAGAGGGcaaagggggagaggagagaaaaagagagaagaggaggaaagagggggaaagggagggagaaggaggagagagacagagaggtgacTCCCTTTTGGACAGGCCAattctcccccacccttccctttCCAAGTTCCCCCAGGCAGTCCTTTTCAGTGGGTTTAGAGATCCTAGATCTTTAGATGATGGACCCACTGCTTACCTGTGACCAGCACCTTGTAAAGGGCCCTGTTCTTCTGACCCTCCTGTTCACCAGGCACATAGTCCCCCAGGCCAATGGTAGAAAGGGAGATGAAGCAGAAGTAAAAAGCATCAAGGAAAGTCCAGTCCTGCTCCAGGTAGGTAAAAATGGCAGCCGGCACCAGGAAGAAGATGGCTAGCACCCCCAGCAGCAGCAGTACCAGGTGTCCACGGGCCAGCAGTCTTGGGTCCCAGCCCCGGTGGAACTGCGCCCAGTGAAGTGGGGCATGGGTCACCAGCAAGGCCACTCGCTGGGCCGTGGCTGTCAGCACCAGCATGGTAAATGGCACCCCTAACAAGGCGTAGAAGATGGAGAAGGCCTTTCCTGAATCCGACAGAGGTGTAGTGTAGCCATAACCTAGGGATAGACAGGAAGAACAAAAGTATATAAGAAAATGGGGCACTCTGGTGCCCAGGGACGTGCCAATTCCTGCCAAGGGACTTGGGATTTGAGTAAGCTAATGGactgaggcctcagtttccctacctgtGCAATGAAGCATTTGGAATAAATGATGTGAGAGACTCAGAAAAGCAGAGTCCAAGCTCTTTTCCGGATACAGGAACTAACTCACtttcgagtcttcctgactagggGGTGACAAGGACCTCAGTCAGCACTTGGTCATGTGCAGGGGGTGCTGAATAGAATGTTTGTAGCATCTTGAATCCTGAGCTGAAGGGAACCTACTTGGTCTGATTCTCGTATCCTACCGAGGGGAAAGGGCAGTCCAGAGAAACTGAGTCATCCAGCATCACTCAGGTGGCAgcggcaggatttgaaccccagctTTTGGCAAATCTGCCTAGTTGTTTTCTGGGCTGTTCTGGCGTTCCGGTTTTCCTAGTTAGGGAGCtgtcctccaggaagtcttctctAATGACCTCTGTACAACCCCTTTGAGGAAGAGATGGGGTTCATGTTTTCTGAGACCTGATCCTTCGCCTAGTACACTGAGGACCCTCCAAAGTGCCCCCATTAGGAGAAGCTGGGCTGGATCTCGTCGCCACAGAATGTCGCCGTTCTTAGCCCCAGGAGTGGGAGAAGGCCAAGGGCCTGGCTAGCGGCAGGGCCTCCCAGGCTAGGGCCAGAGGCACACTGTCCGGCGTCTGCTGCTCCGGAACAGCCCAGGCCAGTGAGGAGCTCCCCAAACCGCTCAGGGCCGGCCGGAGCCGGTTTAACCTGTCCCGGATGGAGGAGGCAGCTTGGGAGATCATGTAGGATCCCTCCCAGGCGCGTCCCGCCGTcggagggggcagggaggggaacGTAGCCCCGCTTGGGGCCTTTCCAACCTAGCTCGTGTGTGGGCACAGGCTGAAGGGGGCTGGGATCTCCCAAACCAAGTTAAATGCTAGAGCAAAGAGGAAGTTTAGctgttgtgggggaggggaggaaggcgGAAGGGGGACGAGAGGTGGGGGTCGTCGAGCGCTCACCTACGGTGCTGATGAGGGTGCTGGAGAAGAAGAGCGCCGAGGCGAAGTCCCAGCTGCTGGGCGCCGAGGCGTTGTGCAGCGCCGACACCCCGTGGCGCCCGGCCTCCAGCACGCTCTTCAGGAAGCTCTCTAGCGTCGGGTCGTCCAGGCACGGGCTGCGCTCTAGCAGTTCCCCCTTCAGCGCCCTCAGCTGCGCCCGCAGGCGGCTCTCGTGAGGCCGCTCGATAGCCGATACCACGAGGGCTCCCAGCAGCAAGTAGCCCAAATACAGCAGTAAGGCCAGGACCAGAAGCGCCCCCCGACTCATGGCCTCCCAGGCCAGCGCCGCACCGGAGTTCCAGAGCGCGTTCAAGGGCGCGTCGGCCCCTTGGAGGGATGACCCAGGCGTCCCGGAGCCCCTAGGGGCCCCTTAGGTCCAGAAAGTCCCAGGCCTTGGGCGAGCGGGGGTgaggaggggggggggcgggatGGAGAGCGGCTGGGATTGGATAATCGGCCTCCccgccttcccccccccccccgagtccAGGGCACCCACCCTAGGTCGGGGAGACGCGACGACGGCGGAGAGACCCAGGAGCCTAGGAGAGAGGGCACCCTGCCTGGGGCCACAAAGACCGGCCTCCGGCGAAGGGACCCAGGGGCTCAGAAGTGAAGGTAGAGTCGCtccccagcccccaccccacccttacCCGGGATACCCAGAAGTCGCGGGGGGAAAGGGCGGCGGCGGAGAACAAAACAACGTGTTGGAGCTCGGGCGACGTGTCCGCCTCTGGGTGGAAAAGCCAAGACCGGTGAAGGTGCCAACAGGAGGAGCGAGTTAAGGTTCCAGGAGTCTGCTGGCAGCGGCCGACGTCGGGGAGGGGCCTTACGGCTAGCAAagtagaggaggagaaaggggaggagaggaagagaggggagggaccAAAGGACCGACCAGCTTCGGGACAGGGAAGCCCAATGGGAAGACCCCCAATGTCCGGGTTCCCTCCGCAACCTCGACGTCCGGGATCGATCCACTACTGGGATGAGGGCTGGGTGCGGTCCCTTTGCTCCGGAGAATCTCCCCAGTCACCGCAATTGGAATCCCAGCACCCCACACAAATCGGGGCCCCGCCTCCAACATCTGGCAGCAGGAGGAGGGGCACTGaagactgaaagaaaagaaagaacaacctACTCGGCTTTTAACTTTGCGATCCAGCCATTATCCCATCCACCCGAGAAAGGACCGGAGCAGGACGGTGCGGGCCCTCCCACTCCCTCAAGAAGCAAAGCGAAAGCCTGGACGGCTGCCTCGAAGCTCGGTTCTGTCCTCTTGCCCATAGATAAGGCTGCTGGACTTCCTTACGCCGGCCTCCCTTACTTACACTCCGCCCCGGCCTGGAAAGTTATCGCTGAGGCCGGCTTCCTCTGAGCGGGTCTCTCTGACCTCAGgcagtttcctcctcctcccccctccccagaccGCCGCCTAAAAGCGCGGAACCCCCGAATCCCAGAGAAGGGAAACTGCCGGAGAGGCAGAAGGAGGAGAGGGCGAGAATGAGCGAGAAGCGAGGGAGAGGAGAGATCTCGAGATCCTGGAAAACAGGGTAGATCTCTGGGGTGAAGGCGAAATCACAAGCctggggggagagggggcagcGCTCAGATGCAGTGCAGAGGAACCGAGAGAGTCTGAGGGAAGAGAGCCTGGGAGGCGGGGACCAAGAAGCAGTAACAATGAtcaacaactaacatttatatagcgctAACCATAAGCCAAACTGTGaggtaagtgctttacaattattccCTCAGTTGATCCCCACCACCACAAGGAGGTGAACGGATTCTTATCCtccttttgcaaatgaggaaactgaggcaaatagaggttaagtgacttgcccaggagcacacagctagtaagtttctgagacggaatttgaaatctggtctttctgactctgggcttTTTGCACTGGACTGAAGGATTGGGAGAGAAACTATGGAAACCATTTGGATCTTAAACTCCATCTGCTGCCCAGGATGAGAAGGCTCTGAAGAAGCCCCCATCCCAAAATGAAACCTCCTTGAGGGTGGGGACTGTTTTCCTCTCCAGCATCTTACCAGGCACAGCATTAGCCCTTAATaaatgggtttttttgtttgtttgtttgttttttaaaccctcaccttccaacttggagttaatacagtgtattggctccgaggcagaagagtggtcagggctaggcaatggggatcaagtgacttgcccagggtcacacagctaggaagtgtctgaggtcagatttgaacccaggacctctcatctctaggcctggctctcaatccactgagctacccagctgtccccaatggGTTTTTTTAATCGAATTAGTTGTTGggttgtttgttctttgtttttctttctacgCCCAGGTGGTGGCAAGCTTAAGCTTGGCATCCAAGAGGGGTTTAATCCCTACTTCTagccaattacatttttaaagaaacttcAACTTTCTGGAGGGAGCTGAAAAAGACCTTAGGTCTGGGTTAAGGAACAAAAGAAGCCTGCAGAGGGTAGACCACAAGGCTGCCTTTTACCAGCAGATACTGGGGCTTTTCTGGAAGAGTTCGGAGGTGGGGGACACAGCGAGCAGCCAACGCCACCAAAAGCGAAATGGACTTAACAGACCGGAAATAGCTGCctctgggggggtggggtgggcgggAGCCATTTCTGAACCAGCTGTTTGCACACCCAATCACCAACACAACCGACCTGGGGGAACCCCAGTTCAGGACCAAATTAGTAGCAAAGAGCTAGGGGCGGGGCTGTACTTTTATGGCCAATCTCTTAGGAATTATTCAAATCGGCTATTGTTGGAAAGCGGAAAGAAGttttattcaacaaatgtttattgagctCCACCTCTATCCTACGCACTAGGGCGTGGGTGGGAATCCTGCGAGCTGGGAGCTTACGGAAATTGCCTGCCCTCTAGAAGCTCACCTTGAGCTGGGGCGGAGGGAGGGTGGATGTGCGTCCAGATAAAAAGTCCGAGGCCATTTGAGGAGGGTCACAAACATCTGGGGCGCTTCGTAGAAACTGGAATTCACCATGTTTGTGTTCAGGATTTGGCAGTCTGTAGCATCCCTTCTCAGAACTGTTTCTAGATGCCTAAAGTAAAGTACtttggattacaaaggaaatcaatttagTGAAATACAGCTATACGATATGCATTGCAATACAATATACAGCTATAcagatattgttttaatttgtgcaatgcctggcaaataaaagactgactgacacACCCTCTTCCCCATCTGCTGGAGCCTCAGCTCTAGTGAAGGAATAAGCAGTACTGGAGAACTGC from Monodelphis domestica isolate mMonDom1 chromosome 4, mMonDom1.pri, whole genome shotgun sequence includes these protein-coding regions:
- the KCNK6 gene encoding potassium channel subfamily K member 6, which produces MSRGALLVLALLLYLGYLLLGALVVSAIERPHESRLRAQLRALKGELLERSPCLDDPTLESFLKSVLEAGRHGVSALHNASAPSSWDFASALFFSSTLISTVGYGYTTPLSDSGKAFSIFYALLGVPFTMLVLTATAQRVALLVTHAPLHWAQFHRGWDPRLLARGHLVLLLLGVLAIFFLVPAAIFTYLEQDWTFLDAFYFCFISLSTIGLGDYVPGEQEGQKNRALYKVLVTVYLFLGLVAMVLVLQTFRRVADLHGLTELVLLPQEYQAEEDDERTDILDSRVQPTHQQLNSGTHSDYAAIPR